A genomic region of Rhodospirillales bacterium contains the following coding sequences:
- a CDS encoding GNAT family N-acetyltransferase: MPAGPAASVELVTELSPADMNDLCDATDAAIESGGGFGWVHLPAREVLESYWSGVITVPARLLFVARLDGVICGTAQVVLPPKNNEAQSFAVTLTTNFVAPWARKYGLARMLIEEVENWLRSNGYGVINLDVRETMTAAIALYEGMGYICYGTHPCYARIDGKIIAGRCYYKMIDPSLGAQDN, from the coding sequence ATGCCCGCTGGTCCGGCGGCCAGCGTTGAGCTGGTAACGGAATTATCTCCGGCCGATATGAATGATTTATGCGACGCCACCGACGCCGCGATTGAAAGCGGCGGGGGGTTTGGCTGGGTTCATCTGCCGGCGCGGGAAGTGCTGGAATCGTATTGGAGCGGCGTGATTACCGTGCCGGCGCGGCTGTTATTTGTCGCACGGCTGGACGGCGTGATTTGTGGCACGGCGCAGGTTGTTCTTCCCCCGAAAAACAACGAAGCCCAAAGTTTTGCCGTAACTTTGACAACCAATTTCGTAGCGCCTTGGGCGCGGAAATACGGGCTGGCGCGCATGTTGATCGAGGAAGTCGAGAACTGGTTGCGTAGTAACGGCTACGGCGTGATTAATCTGGACGTTCGTGAAACGATGACCGCGGCTATCGCGCTCTATGAAGGCATGGGCTATATCTGTTACGGAACGCACCCATGTTATGCGCGAATCGATGGCAAGATTATTGCCGGGCGCTGCTATTATAAAATGATTGACCCATCACTGGGCGCGCAGGATAACTAA
- a CDS encoding amino acid ABC transporter substrate-binding protein, giving the protein MDKREFLQMLGAGAIAGTAGALMAVPMSGPAPEENRSRDKETSFERIQRTGKIRCAWATYEPATIVDPLTKKMSGIYYEITNLVGEYLGFPVEWTEEVGWGEIIQGFKTGRYELFGSSLFPTPQRSVAANFSNPAYYSPIYVYVRAEDKRFNSYDDVNQSNVRIACQDGDAIDSMIKISFPRVHRVSLPQMAQTKQRYFEVLTGKADATLDEPVVMDKFIRENPGSLKRIAIPNPFRILPATLMFNDDDWRLKKMFDTAMFELYNAGIPQKIIEKYTGRPDSFLMPNDPFKL; this is encoded by the coding sequence ATGGATAAACGCGAATTTTTACAGATGTTGGGTGCGGGGGCTATTGCCGGTACCGCGGGGGCATTGATGGCGGTACCGATGTCCGGCCCGGCCCCGGAAGAAAACCGCAGTCGGGACAAGGAAACTTCGTTTGAGCGCATCCAGCGTACCGGCAAAATCCGCTGTGCCTGGGCGACCTATGAACCGGCAACCATCGTTGATCCCCTGACAAAAAAAATGAGTGGTATTTACTACGAGATTACCAATCTGGTCGGCGAATATCTCGGCTTTCCGGTTGAATGGACCGAAGAAGTCGGTTGGGGAGAAATCATACAAGGGTTCAAAACGGGCCGGTACGAACTGTTCGGCAGTTCTCTGTTTCCAACGCCGCAGCGTTCGGTCGCGGCTAATTTTTCCAATCCGGCCTACTACAGCCCGATCTATGTTTATGTGCGCGCTGAGGACAAACGGTTTAACAGCTATGACGACGTTAACCAGTCCAATGTTCGTATCGCCTGTCAGGATGGTGATGCCATCGATTCAATGATAAAAATAAGCTTTCCGCGGGTACATCGGGTTTCCCTGCCGCAAATGGCCCAGACAAAACAACGCTATTTTGAAGTTCTGACCGGTAAAGCCGATGCGACTCTGGATGAGCCCGTCGTTATGGACAAATTTATCCGGGAAAATCCCGGCTCCCTGAAACGGATTGCGATACCAAATCCGTTCCGCATTCTGCCCGCGACGCTAATGTTCAACGATGACGACTGGCGTTTGAAAAAGATGTTCGATACAGCCATGTTTGAACTTTATAACGCGGGTATTCCACAAAAGATCATCGAAAAATATACAGGACGACCGGATTCGTTTTTGATGCCCAACGATCCGTTCAAACTTTAA
- the hslV gene encoding ATP-dependent protease subunit HslV, with amino-acid sequence MADELMNPQKWHSTTILAVRKRNDVVIAGDGQVSMGDTVLKGNAKKVRRLGKDGAIIAGFAGATADAFTLFERLEAKLEAHPGQLARACVELAKDWRMDKYLRRLEALMAVCDKENSLILTGNGDVVEPEDGIIGIGSGGNYALSAARALIDRNDMDAESIARKSLEIAAGICVYTNGNIVIEKL; translated from the coding sequence ATGGCTGATGAGCTGATGAACCCGCAGAAATGGCATTCCACAACGATCCTTGCCGTGCGCAAGAGGAATGACGTGGTGATCGCCGGGGACGGGCAGGTATCGATGGGTGACACGGTCCTGAAGGGCAACGCCAAAAAAGTGCGGCGACTGGGCAAGGACGGCGCGATTATCGCCGGATTTGCCGGGGCGACGGCTGACGCCTTTACCCTGTTCGAGCGACTGGAAGCCAAGCTGGAAGCCCATCCGGGGCAACTGGCACGGGCCTGTGTCGAGCTGGCCAAAGACTGGCGGATGGATAAATATTTGCGGCGGCTGGAAGCCCTGATGGCTGTCTGTGACAAGGAAAACTCCCTGATCCTGACCGGGAACGGCGATGTCGTCGAGCCTGAAGACGGCATTATCGGAATCGGCAGCGGCGGCAATTATGCCCTGTCAGCGGCGCGCGCCCTGATCGACCGGAACGACATGGACGCTGAAAGCATCGCCCGCAAATCGCTGGAGATCGCAGCCGGGATCTGCGTTTACACCAACGGCAATATTGTCATTGAAAAGCTTTAG